The following are encoded in a window of Halorarum salinum genomic DNA:
- the mutS gene encoding DNA mismatch repair protein MutS, with translation MSNEPGGIVGEFLSLKADTDADVLAMQCGDFYEFFAEDAELVAEELDLKVSQKSSHGSSYPMAGVPLSELTPYLKALVERGYRVAVAEQYETDGGHAREIERVVSPGTVVDPDGSAARYLAGVEEADGGYGVAFAEVTTGRFRAAAVESADDVRAELHRFAPVEVLPGPGVRGDDDLLAAFREDADATLTLHEAEAFAPGRARHRLREQFGRETLETVGLDADAAVAAAGAVLHYVDETGAGVLASMTRLGTLDPGGRVALDATTQRNLELVETMKGEREGTLLETLDHTETAAGSRLLREWVTRPRRDRAELERRHDAVAAFASAALARDRLLDVLDGTADLERLAARATSGSADPRDLAAVRDALARLPRLASAIEGTELADSPVADALARPDQSAARGLHDDLDDALATDPPGTVTEGGIIARGHDEELDELVGEYEEAERWLDTLAEREKRQHGLSHVTVDRNATDGYYVQVGRSVADEVPDHYREIKTLKNSKRFVTDELEDRERTVLRLEEARGELEYDLFQGLRDRVAERAELLQDVGRALAELDVLASLAEHAAANDWVRPDLSNGGELAIEAGRHPVVERTTDFVPNDLRMDGAASAASPERASGHADRERGFLIVTGPNMSGKSTYMRQCALVVLLAQMGSFVPADAARVPLVDGVFTRVGALDELAGGRSTFMVEMQELSNILHSATEDSLVILDEVGRGTATYDGISIAWAATEYLHNEVRAKTLFATHYHELTALAEHLPRVGNVHVAAEERDGDVTFLRRVREGPTDRSYGVHVADLAGVPDPVVDRSAEVLDRLREEKAIEARGSESGSTGGEDGRDGTRQTVFDLGSGQFRGSASADGGDSEPLDPSTKSVLEELRGTDVNEVPPVELMAKVQEWRERLDGAG, from the coding sequence ATGTCGAACGAGCCCGGCGGGATCGTCGGCGAGTTCCTCTCGCTGAAGGCGGACACCGACGCCGACGTGCTCGCGATGCAGTGTGGCGACTTCTACGAGTTCTTCGCCGAGGACGCGGAACTGGTCGCCGAGGAACTCGACCTCAAGGTCTCCCAGAAGTCCTCCCACGGCTCCTCGTACCCGATGGCGGGCGTCCCCCTCTCGGAGCTCACCCCGTACCTGAAGGCGCTCGTCGAGCGCGGCTACCGCGTCGCCGTCGCCGAACAGTACGAAACCGACGGCGGCCACGCCCGCGAGATCGAGCGCGTCGTCTCGCCGGGCACGGTCGTCGACCCGGACGGCTCGGCCGCCCGCTACCTCGCGGGCGTCGAGGAAGCCGACGGCGGGTACGGCGTCGCCTTCGCCGAGGTGACGACCGGCCGCTTCCGCGCCGCGGCGGTCGAGTCGGCCGACGACGTCCGCGCGGAACTCCACCGGTTCGCGCCCGTCGAGGTCCTCCCCGGTCCCGGCGTCCGCGGGGACGACGACCTGCTCGCCGCGTTCCGGGAGGACGCCGACGCGACCCTGACGCTCCACGAAGCGGAGGCGTTCGCGCCCGGCCGGGCGCGCCACCGCCTGCGCGAGCAGTTCGGCCGGGAGACGCTCGAGACGGTCGGCCTCGACGCGGACGCGGCCGTCGCCGCCGCCGGCGCGGTGCTCCACTACGTGGACGAGACCGGGGCCGGCGTGCTCGCGTCGATGACGCGCCTCGGCACCCTCGACCCCGGCGGCCGCGTCGCGCTCGACGCGACGACCCAGCGCAACCTCGAACTGGTCGAGACGATGAAGGGCGAGCGCGAGGGCACCCTGCTCGAGACGCTCGACCACACCGAGACCGCGGCGGGGTCTCGCCTGCTCCGCGAGTGGGTCACCCGGCCCCGCCGCGACCGCGCCGAACTCGAACGCCGTCACGACGCGGTCGCGGCGTTCGCCTCCGCGGCGCTCGCCCGGGATCGCCTCCTCGACGTGCTCGACGGGACGGCGGACCTCGAACGACTCGCCGCGCGCGCGACGAGCGGGAGCGCCGATCCGCGCGACCTCGCGGCCGTCCGGGACGCGCTCGCTCGCCTCCCCCGGCTGGCGTCCGCCATCGAGGGGACGGAACTCGCGGACTCGCCGGTCGCCGACGCCCTCGCTCGGCCGGACCAGTCGGCCGCGCGCGGCCTCCACGACGACCTCGACGACGCGCTCGCGACCGACCCGCCGGGGACCGTCACCGAGGGAGGGATCATCGCGCGGGGCCACGACGAGGAGCTGGACGAACTCGTCGGGGAGTACGAGGAGGCCGAGCGCTGGCTCGACACGCTCGCCGAGCGGGAGAAGCGCCAGCACGGCCTCTCGCACGTCACGGTCGACCGGAACGCCACCGACGGCTACTACGTCCAGGTCGGCCGGTCGGTCGCCGACGAGGTGCCCGACCACTACCGGGAGATCAAGACGCTGAAGAACTCGAAGCGGTTCGTCACCGACGAACTGGAGGACCGGGAGCGGACGGTCCTGCGGCTGGAGGAGGCCCGCGGGGAACTGGAGTACGACCTGTTCCAGGGGCTTCGCGACCGCGTCGCCGAGCGGGCCGAACTCCTCCAGGACGTGGGCCGGGCACTCGCGGAACTCGACGTGCTGGCCTCGCTGGCCGAGCACGCGGCGGCGAACGACTGGGTGCGGCCCGACCTCTCGAACGGCGGCGAACTCGCCATCGAGGCGGGCCGGCACCCGGTGGTCGAACGGACCACCGACTTCGTCCCGAACGACCTCCGGATGGACGGGGCGGCTTCAGCTGCCAGTCCGGAACGTGCCAGCGGGCACGCGGACCGCGAACGGGGCTTCCTCATCGTCACCGGGCCGAACATGAGCGGGAAGTCGACGTACATGCGCCAGTGCGCGCTCGTCGTGCTGCTCGCGCAGATGGGGAGCTTCGTGCCCGCGGACGCCGCGCGCGTCCCGCTCGTGGACGGCGTGTTCACCAGGGTCGGCGCGCTGGACGAGCTCGCGGGGGGCCGCTCCACGTTCATGGTCGAGATGCAGGAGCTCTCGAACATCCTCCACTCCGCCACCGAGGACTCGCTGGTCATCCTCGACGAGGTGGGGCGCGGCACGGCGACCTACGACGGCATCTCCATCGCCTGGGCCGCCACCGAGTACCTCCACAACGAGGTCCGCGCGAAGACGCTGTTCGCGACCCACTACCACGAACTCACCGCGCTCGCGGAGCACCTCCCGCGCGTCGGGAACGTCCACGTCGCCGCCGAGGAGCGGGACGGCGACGTGACGTTCCTCCGGCGGGTCCGCGAGGGCCCGACCGACCGCTCCTACGGGGTCCACGTCGCGGACCTCGCCGGCGTCCCCGACCCGGTCGTCGACCGCTCGGCCGAGGTGCTGGACCGCCTCCGCGAGGAGAAGGCCATCGAGGCGCGCGGCTCGGAGTCCGGCTCGACGGGCGGCGAGGACGGTCGCGACGGGACGAGACAGACCGTCTTCGACCTCGGGAGCGGTCAGTTCCGGGGGTCCGCGAGCGCCGACGGCGGCGACTCCGAACCGCTCGACCCCTCCACGAAGTCGGTGCTGGAGGAACTGCGGGGGACGGACGTGAACGAGGTGCCCCCGGTCGAACTGATGGCGAAGGTCCAGGAGTGGCGCGAGCGCCTCGACGGGGCGGGATGA